The proteins below are encoded in one region of Amycolatopsis acidiphila:
- the ettA gene encoding energy-dependent translational throttle protein EttA, which yields MAEFIYTMKKVRKTVGDKVILDDVSTAFYPGAKIGVVGPNGAGKSTVLKIMAGLDQPSNGEAFIQPGASVGILLQEPPLNEDKTVRGNVEEGLGDIKVKLDRFNEIAEQMATDYSDALMDEMGRLQEELDHGDAWELDSQLEQAMDALRCPPPDEPVTHLSGGERRRVALCKLLLSKPDLLLLDEPTNHLDAESVLWLEQFLANYPGAVLAVTHDRYFLDNVAEWIMELDRGRVVGYEGNYSTYLEKKRERLEVQGKKDAKLAKRLKTELDWVRSNAKARQTKSRARLDRYEEMATEAERNRKLDFEEIQIPPGPRLGSVVVEVENLRKGFDDRLLIDGLSFNLPRNGIVGVIGPNGVGKTTLFKTIVGLEKPDSGDVKIGETVKLSYVDQNRSGIDPKKTVWEVVSDGLDYIHVGQTEMPSRAYVSAFGFKGPDQQKPSGVLSGGERNRLNLALTLKQGGNLILLDEPTNDLDVETLGSLENALEQFPGCAVVISHDRWFLDRVATHILAWEGDDANPAKWFWFEGNFEGYEKNKIDRMGAEAARPHRVTHRKLTRD from the coding sequence ATGGCCGAGTTCATCTACACCATGAAAAAGGTGCGCAAGACCGTCGGGGACAAGGTCATCCTCGACGACGTCAGCACCGCGTTCTACCCGGGCGCCAAGATCGGCGTCGTGGGTCCGAACGGTGCCGGCAAGTCCACCGTGCTGAAGATCATGGCCGGGCTCGATCAGCCGAGCAATGGGGAAGCGTTCATCCAGCCCGGGGCGTCGGTCGGCATCCTGTTGCAGGAGCCCCCGCTCAACGAGGACAAGACGGTGCGCGGCAACGTCGAGGAGGGCCTCGGCGACATCAAGGTGAAGCTCGACCGCTTCAACGAGATCGCCGAGCAGATGGCCACCGACTACAGCGACGCGCTGATGGACGAGATGGGCCGGCTCCAGGAGGAGCTCGACCACGGCGACGCCTGGGAGCTGGACTCGCAGCTGGAGCAGGCGATGGACGCCCTGCGCTGCCCGCCGCCGGACGAGCCGGTCACCCATCTCTCCGGTGGTGAGCGGCGCCGGGTCGCGTTGTGCAAGCTGTTGCTGTCCAAACCGGACCTGCTGCTGCTGGACGAGCCCACCAACCACCTGGATGCCGAGAGCGTGCTGTGGCTCGAGCAGTTCCTGGCCAACTACCCGGGCGCCGTCCTCGCGGTCACCCACGACCGGTACTTCCTGGACAACGTCGCCGAGTGGATCATGGAGCTCGACCGCGGCCGGGTCGTCGGCTACGAGGGCAACTACTCGACCTACCTCGAGAAGAAGCGGGAACGATTGGAGGTGCAGGGCAAGAAGGACGCGAAGCTCGCGAAGCGGCTCAAGACCGAGCTCGACTGGGTTCGCTCCAACGCGAAGGCGCGCCAGACCAAGTCCCGCGCCCGTCTGGACCGCTACGAGGAGATGGCCACCGAGGCCGAGCGCAACCGCAAGCTCGACTTCGAAGAGATCCAGATCCCGCCCGGCCCGCGGCTGGGCAGCGTGGTGGTCGAGGTCGAGAACCTGCGAAAGGGCTTCGACGACCGGCTGCTCATCGACGGCCTGTCGTTCAACCTTCCGCGCAACGGCATCGTCGGGGTGATCGGCCCGAACGGCGTCGGTAAGACGACGTTGTTCAAGACGATCGTCGGGCTGGAGAAGCCCGACTCGGGCGACGTCAAGATCGGCGAGACGGTCAAGCTGTCCTATGTGGACCAGAACCGCTCCGGCATCGACCCCAAGAAGACGGTGTGGGAGGTCGTGTCCGACGGGCTGGACTACATCCACGTGGGCCAGACCGAGATGCCGTCGCGGGCCTACGTCTCCGCGTTCGGGTTCAAGGGGCCGGACCAGCAGAAGCCGTCCGGGGTGCTCTCCGGCGGTGAGCGCAACCGGCTGAACCTCGCGCTCACCCTGAAGCAGGGCGGAAACCTGATCCTGCTGGACGAGCCGACCAACGACCTGGACGTGGAAACACTGGGCTCGCTGGAGAACGCGCTCGAGCAGTTCCCCGGCTGTGCGGTGGTCATCTCGCACGACCGGTGGTTCCTCGACCGCGTGGCGACCCACATCCTGGCCTGGGAAGGGGACGACGCCAACCCGGCCAAGTGGTTCTGGTTCGAGGGCAACTTCGAGGGCTACGAGAAGAACAAGATCGACCGCATGGGAGCGGAGGCGGCCCGGCCCCACCGGGTGACTCACCGCAAGTTGACGCGCGACTGA
- a CDS encoding MFS transporter, with product MARDRVAVFVVFGLNGAVYGTWAPRVPALAERLHAAPGSLGLALLGSSIGMLVAASMSGRLVERFGARAAIVASTLLSCAVLPFIGAAGSVPTLGFVMFGLGVSVGALDVSMNIGAVGVERRVGHAIMPLFHAGFSFGGLIASGAAGLAAAQHWSPLRHFLVAAAVVLVTLLLVLPGLPRAAARAERAPPAVRVAPIRRPVLWLLAAIALCSAIAEGASSDWSALLLVTVQHIDQAAAALAFAGFSLTMAVTRLGGAWVQNRFGPTRTLAAGAALAGFGLVVAAVVPVAGLAFAGFGLAGAGLAASFPIALSLAGAAGKRDDDSGGEREIAFVTTIAYSGFLAGPPVIGGIAQLSSLSVSFVVVGLLAALIAPAAVGAGRARHRELTAGTTAA from the coding sequence ATGGCCAGGGACCGGGTCGCGGTGTTCGTGGTGTTCGGGCTCAACGGCGCCGTCTACGGAACCTGGGCCCCCCGAGTGCCCGCACTGGCCGAACGACTGCACGCGGCGCCGGGTTCGCTGGGCCTGGCGCTGCTCGGCTCCAGCATCGGCATGCTGGTCGCAGCGTCGATGTCCGGACGGCTGGTCGAGCGGTTCGGTGCCAGGGCGGCGATCGTCGCGTCGACGCTGCTGTCCTGCGCGGTGCTGCCGTTCATAGGCGCGGCGGGGTCGGTGCCCACGCTCGGGTTCGTCATGTTCGGTCTCGGTGTCTCGGTCGGTGCGCTGGACGTGTCGATGAACATCGGCGCGGTCGGTGTCGAGCGGCGCGTCGGGCACGCGATCATGCCGCTGTTCCATGCCGGGTTCAGCTTCGGCGGTCTCATCGCCTCCGGCGCGGCAGGTCTCGCGGCCGCGCAACACTGGTCGCCGCTACGCCACTTCCTGGTCGCCGCGGCTGTCGTTCTCGTCACTCTGCTGCTCGTGCTGCCCGGACTGCCCCGAGCTGCCGCTCGGGCGGAACGGGCGCCACCGGCGGTGCGCGTCGCCCCGATCCGCAGGCCCGTGCTGTGGCTGCTCGCGGCGATCGCGCTGTGCTCGGCGATCGCCGAAGGCGCCAGTTCCGACTGGTCCGCACTGCTGCTGGTCACCGTGCAGCACATCGATCAGGCGGCAGCAGCGCTCGCCTTCGCCGGGTTCTCGCTCACCATGGCGGTGACCCGGCTCGGGGGCGCCTGGGTGCAGAACAGGTTCGGGCCCACCCGGACGCTGGCCGCCGGGGCGGCACTCGCCGGTTTCGGGCTCGTCGTCGCGGCGGTCGTCCCGGTCGCCGGGCTCGCCTTCGCCGGGTTCGGTCTCGCCGGTGCCGGACTGGCCGCGTCCTTCCCGATCGCGCTCAGCCTCGCAGGCGCGGCGGGCAAGCGGGACGACGACAGCGGCGGCGAGCGGGAGATCGCGTTCGTCACCACCATCGCCTACAGCGGCTTCCTCGCCGGGCCGCCCGTCATCGGCGGCATCGCCCAGCTGAGCTCGCTGTCCGTTTCCTTCGTGGTGGTCGGACTGCTCGCCGCGTTGATAGCCCCTGCCGCCGTCGGCGCAGGTCGCGCACGTCACCGTGAGCTCACCGCGGGCACGACCGCGGCCTGA
- a CDS encoding single-stranded DNA-binding protein has protein sequence MALGETTVTVVGFVDSELEVKRVGDEGHEVVTFLLRSIERRFDKEKREWGDGRHLAVRVKCRRRLALAARSALQEADPVLVTGRMSTRVHAEERGQPRSLPEVEASAIGLNLMFCVAPIRRPKQASVSVSPGPGKWQRRALVEREALMSTAEPVSAA, from the coding sequence ATGGCTCTGGGCGAGACGACGGTGACGGTGGTGGGCTTCGTCGACAGCGAGCTCGAGGTCAAGAGGGTCGGCGACGAGGGCCACGAGGTGGTCACCTTCTTGCTGCGCAGCATCGAGCGGCGGTTCGACAAGGAAAAACGGGAGTGGGGCGACGGGCGACATCTGGCGGTCAGGGTGAAGTGCCGGCGTCGCCTCGCCCTGGCTGCGCGGTCGGCGCTGCAGGAGGCCGATCCCGTGCTCGTCACGGGCAGGATGTCCACCCGCGTGCATGCCGAGGAGAGGGGGCAGCCTCGGTCTTTACCTGAGGTTGAGGCGTCGGCGATCGGGCTCAACCTCATGTTCTGCGTGGCGCCTATCCGCCGACCTAAGCAGGCCTCCGTGAGCGTTTCCCCCGGGCCCGGGAAGTGGCAGCGCCGGGCACTCGTCGAGAGGGAGGCGCTCATGTCGACGGCTGAGCCGGTGTCGGCGGCCTGA
- a CDS encoding glycoside hydrolase family 2 protein, with amino-acid sequence MTDVEPEHVCPRPQLVRQGWIDLCGQWGFAFDDDDRGRADRWHDDPAAFDLTITVPYPPESELSGVHAPEPHTIVWYRREFEAPQLVPGYRLVLHFGAVDYVASVWVNGIYVGGHTGGQTPFSFDVSEAVQAGVQSIVVRVEDRTDDANQPRGKQDWRAEPHDIWYHRTTGIWQPVWAEVVPALHVRELHWTPDLVRAAVTCEGELSAANATLRIVLRHDDEVLADQSVRIDGSRFHFDVAVPALRHGHDRMRLLWSPENPTLIDALVDVRSEQGQVDEVSSYLGLREVGTADKRFLLSHVPYFPRLVLEQGYWPQSHLAAPDAQALRREVELVKELGFNGVRVHQKVEDPRFLYWCDRLGLLVWGETANAYEFGPTAAERLTREWLEILKRDRSHPCIVTWVPLNESWGVPDIASSPAQAHFGRSLYHLTKSVDPTRPVIANDGWETAEGDIYGVHDYAPTGSSLRSRYGTFDAVLDTLTAGRPGGRRLVIGDIDPERPVMLTEFGGLTHAPAEGEKWFGYSTVADGADLVRRLDDLVTAVLASPALAGFCYTQLTDTEQECNGLLAADRTPKADPAEIRAVLTKPTMALPGDELRAQREAGPH; translated from the coding sequence GTGACCGACGTCGAACCCGAGCACGTCTGCCCACGTCCGCAATTGGTCCGGCAGGGCTGGATAGACCTGTGCGGTCAATGGGGTTTCGCATTCGACGATGACGACCGCGGACGCGCCGACAGGTGGCACGACGACCCAGCCGCGTTCGACCTGACCATCACCGTGCCCTACCCGCCCGAGTCGGAACTCTCCGGCGTCCATGCTCCCGAGCCGCACACGATCGTCTGGTACCGCCGCGAGTTCGAGGCCCCGCAACTGGTGCCCGGGTATCGCCTCGTCCTGCACTTCGGCGCCGTGGACTACGTCGCCTCGGTATGGGTCAACGGAATCTACGTCGGTGGTCACACAGGCGGCCAAACTCCTTTCTCATTCGACGTCTCTGAGGCCGTGCAAGCGGGCGTGCAGTCCATTGTGGTCCGTGTCGAGGATCGGACAGACGACGCGAACCAGCCCCGGGGCAAGCAGGACTGGCGAGCCGAACCGCACGACATCTGGTACCACCGGACCACCGGCATCTGGCAGCCGGTGTGGGCCGAGGTCGTTCCCGCACTGCACGTCCGTGAGCTTCACTGGACACCCGACCTCGTCCGTGCCGCAGTCACCTGTGAAGGCGAGTTGTCCGCCGCAAACGCAACCCTGCGGATAGTCCTCCGGCATGACGACGAGGTCCTGGCCGACCAGTCCGTCCGGATCGACGGCAGCCGATTCCATTTCGATGTCGCAGTTCCGGCTCTGCGGCACGGCCATGACCGCATGCGACTGCTGTGGTCGCCGGAGAATCCGACCCTGATCGACGCGTTGGTCGATGTGCGCTCGGAGCAGGGCCAGGTGGACGAGGTCAGCAGCTACCTCGGGCTGCGCGAGGTCGGCACCGCGGACAAGCGTTTCCTGCTCAGCCATGTGCCCTACTTTCCCCGGCTCGTGCTCGAACAGGGCTACTGGCCGCAGTCGCACTTGGCGGCACCGGACGCGCAAGCTCTCCGGCGTGAGGTCGAACTCGTCAAGGAACTCGGCTTCAACGGCGTGCGGGTGCACCAGAAGGTCGAGGACCCGCGGTTCCTCTACTGGTGTGACCGCTTGGGTTTGCTCGTGTGGGGCGAGACCGCGAACGCGTATGAGTTCGGGCCCACCGCCGCCGAACGGCTCACTCGCGAGTGGCTGGAAATCCTCAAGCGAGACAGAAGCCATCCCTGCATCGTCACCTGGGTGCCGCTGAACGAAAGCTGGGGCGTGCCGGATATCGCCTCATCGCCCGCACAGGCACATTTCGGCCGCTCGCTCTATCACCTCACAAAGTCCGTCGATCCCACTCGTCCCGTGATTGCCAACGACGGTTGGGAAACCGCCGAAGGGGATATCTATGGCGTTCATGACTACGCGCCCACTGGCTCCTCCCTTCGTTCTCGTTATGGCACCTTCGACGCCGTCCTCGACACTCTCACCGCCGGACGCCCGGGCGGCCGCCGGTTGGTGATCGGCGACATCGATCCCGAACGGCCCGTGATGCTGACCGAGTTCGGCGGTCTCACCCACGCCCCCGCGGAGGGTGAGAAGTGGTTCGGATATTCGACGGTCGCCGACGGCGCGGACCTCGTGCGCAGGCTCGACGACTTGGTCACCGCCGTGCTGGCGTCGCCCGCTCTCGCCGGCTTCTGTTACACCCAGCTCACCGACACCGAGCAGGAGTGCAATGGCCTCCTCGCCGCGGACCGCACCCCCAAAGCCGACCCGGCCGAGATCAGGGCTGTCCTGACCAAGCCGACGATGGCGCTCCCCGGCGACGAACTCCGTGCGCAGCGCGAAGCCGGACCGCATTAG
- a CDS encoding cytochrome c oxidase assembly protein, with product MESEAPSRRKASVLPLLTISVILAAVIAVALVAATGGTTYLIAGLPDPGLLTHYGIEVVRVLADAASVVCVGSLLLAAFLVPPQQSGTVARDGYAALRTAGVAAWVWFAAAIASVFFTAADGAGKPVTEVFSPVVLLDLIDAIEQPKAWLFTAAIALVLAVGCRLALSWGWTAVLFFVSVAGLVPVAVTGHSASGGSHDMATNSLLYHLVAASLWVGGLFALLAHGWRKGEHLTLAASRFSNLALVCWIVMALSGIINALVRISLGDLFTTDYGLLVIAKIVALLVLGVFGQQQRARGVRALVDGRGGGQLLRLAAVELLIMFVTIGIATALARTPPPADAVTQPSTTELLIGYNLPGAPTVLRLLFAWRFDLIYGTAAIVLAGLYLAGVRRLRRRGDSWPVGRTVAWVAGCAVLLLATSSGLGRYSPAMFSAHMGVHMMLSMVAPVLFVLGGPVTLALRALPAAGKNSPPGPREWVLAFVRSPLAKVLTHPVVALVLFVGSFYLLYFSGLFDSALNYHWAHLVMNAHFLLSGYVFYWPVIGIDPAPRRLPHLGRLGMMFAAMPFHAFFGVILMSKQTVIGESFYRQLNLPWVTDLLADQRLGGGIAWASGELPVLLVLIALLVQWARADEREAKRTDRREEQTGDADLAAYNAMLKQMAEGKPHA from the coding sequence GTGGAGTCTGAAGCCCCCTCCCGCCGCAAGGCCAGCGTCCTGCCGCTGCTGACCATCAGCGTGATCCTCGCCGCGGTCATCGCGGTCGCTCTGGTCGCGGCCACCGGCGGGACCACGTACCTCATCGCAGGACTGCCTGACCCCGGGCTGCTGACGCACTACGGCATCGAGGTCGTCCGGGTGCTGGCGGACGCGGCCTCGGTGGTCTGCGTCGGCTCGCTGCTGCTCGCGGCGTTCCTCGTGCCGCCGCAGCAGTCAGGCACGGTCGCGCGCGACGGGTACGCCGCATTGCGCACGGCCGGAGTCGCGGCGTGGGTGTGGTTCGCGGCCGCTATCGCGTCGGTGTTCTTCACAGCCGCCGACGGCGCGGGCAAACCGGTCACCGAGGTCTTCTCGCCGGTGGTGCTGCTGGACCTGATCGATGCGATCGAGCAGCCCAAGGCGTGGTTGTTCACGGCCGCGATCGCGCTCGTGCTCGCGGTGGGCTGCCGGCTCGCGCTGTCCTGGGGCTGGACCGCTGTGCTGTTCTTCGTCTCAGTCGCCGGCCTGGTGCCGGTCGCCGTGACCGGTCACTCCGCCAGCGGCGGGTCGCACGACATGGCGACCAACAGCCTTCTGTACCACCTGGTCGCCGCGTCGCTGTGGGTCGGCGGCCTGTTCGCGCTGCTCGCGCACGGCTGGCGAAAGGGCGAGCACCTGACGCTCGCGGCCAGCCGGTTCTCGAACCTGGCGCTGGTCTGCTGGATCGTGATGGCGCTGTCCGGCATCATCAACGCGCTCGTGCGGATCTCGCTGGGCGACCTGTTCACCACCGACTACGGCCTGCTGGTCATCGCGAAGATCGTCGCGCTGCTCGTGCTCGGCGTCTTCGGGCAGCAACAACGCGCACGTGGTGTCCGCGCGCTCGTGGACGGTCGGGGCGGCGGGCAGCTGCTTCGGCTCGCGGCCGTCGAGCTGCTGATCATGTTCGTGACGATCGGCATCGCGACGGCTCTCGCTCGCACACCGCCACCCGCCGACGCGGTCACCCAGCCGTCCACGACCGAGCTGCTGATCGGGTACAACCTGCCGGGCGCGCCGACGGTCCTGCGGCTGCTCTTCGCCTGGCGATTCGACCTGATCTACGGCACGGCCGCGATCGTGCTGGCCGGGCTGTACCTGGCTGGTGTGCGGCGATTGCGCCGACGCGGAGACTCATGGCCGGTCGGCCGAACTGTCGCCTGGGTCGCGGGCTGCGCCGTCCTGCTGCTCGCGACGTCCTCCGGCCTCGGGCGCTACTCGCCGGCGATGTTCAGCGCTCACATGGGCGTGCACATGATGCTGTCGATGGTCGCGCCGGTGCTGTTCGTACTGGGTGGCCCGGTCACACTCGCGCTGCGGGCGCTCCCCGCCGCTGGCAAGAACTCACCCCCCGGGCCTCGGGAGTGGGTGCTGGCGTTCGTCCGGTCGCCCCTGGCGAAGGTGCTCACTCATCCGGTCGTAGCTCTGGTGCTGTTCGTCGGCTCGTTCTACCTTCTGTACTTCTCGGGCCTGTTCGACAGCGCGCTGAACTACCACTGGGCACACCTTGTGATGAATGCGCACTTCCTTCTGTCGGGCTACGTCTTCTACTGGCCGGTGATCGGCATCGACCCGGCGCCACGCCGCCTGCCCCACCTGGGCCGGCTGGGCATGATGTTCGCCGCCATGCCCTTCCACGCGTTCTTCGGCGTGATCCTCATGTCCAAGCAGACCGTGATCGGCGAGTCGTTCTACCGGCAACTGAACCTGCCATGGGTCACCGACCTGCTCGCGGACCAGCGGCTCGGCGGTGGGATCGCGTGGGCTTCCGGGGAACTGCCCGTCCTGCTGGTGCTGATCGCCTTGCTGGTGCAGTGGGCGCGAGCGGACGAGCGGGAGGCCAAGCGCACGGACCGTCGCGAGGAACAGACGGGTGACGCGGATCTGGCGGCGTACAACGCGATGCTCAAGCAGATGGCGGAGGGCAAGCCGCACGCCTAG
- a CDS encoding LacI family DNA-binding transcriptional regulator, with translation MTGRRRPTLDDVADAVGVSRATVSNAYNRPDQLSAHLREEVLRAAKRLGYTGPNPIARSLATNRTGAIAFMLDTGLSAAFSDPALSITLDALAATVDPDGHALLLLPGGDDGGPPADRVLAAQADLAVAYSLADGAPALRAVRQRGLPLVVIDQPVVAGTARVGTDDRAGAVAAARHLLELGHRQFAILSAQCLSAPRGGPLTAEEAGRSRFRHNRERVGGYLDTLGEAGIFPQEVPIWETSGISRDEAMIGAIGLLDRPIRPTALLCMSDELALAAMTAAKERGLAVPTDLSIVGFDDTPGARWSDPPLTTVHQDLVRKGTLAGELALHLLAGHRPPRPTTLDVELVVRDSTGPAS, from the coding sequence ATGACAGGTCGGCGACGCCCGACGCTGGACGACGTCGCCGACGCCGTCGGCGTCTCCAGGGCGACTGTGTCGAACGCGTACAACCGCCCGGACCAGCTTTCCGCGCATTTGCGGGAAGAAGTCCTGCGCGCGGCGAAGCGCCTCGGCTACACGGGGCCGAACCCGATCGCACGCAGCCTCGCGACGAACCGCACCGGGGCGATCGCGTTCATGCTGGACACCGGCTTGTCCGCGGCGTTCTCCGATCCGGCGCTCTCGATCACCCTCGACGCGCTCGCCGCCACGGTGGACCCGGACGGACACGCGTTGCTGCTGCTGCCCGGTGGGGACGACGGCGGACCGCCAGCGGACCGGGTACTAGCCGCGCAGGCGGACCTCGCCGTCGCGTATTCGCTGGCCGACGGGGCGCCGGCACTGCGCGCTGTGCGGCAGCGGGGGCTGCCGTTGGTGGTGATCGACCAGCCTGTCGTCGCCGGCACGGCACGGGTCGGCACGGACGACCGGGCCGGCGCGGTCGCAGCCGCGCGGCACCTGCTCGAGTTGGGGCATCGTCAATTCGCCATCCTTTCGGCACAATGTCTTTCCGCTCCTCGTGGTGGGCCGCTCACCGCGGAGGAGGCAGGCCGGTCGCGGTTCCGGCACAACCGCGAACGAGTGGGCGGCTATCTCGACACGCTCGGCGAAGCCGGCATCTTTCCCCAGGAGGTACCGATCTGGGAGACCTCGGGGATTTCCCGGGACGAGGCCATGATCGGCGCGATCGGGCTGCTCGACCGGCCGATCCGACCGACGGCCTTGCTCTGCATGTCGGACGAGTTGGCGTTGGCGGCCATGACCGCCGCGAAGGAGCGTGGGCTCGCCGTGCCCACCGATCTGTCCATTGTGGGCTTCGACGATACTCCGGGCGCTCGCTGGTCCGACCCGCCATTGACGACCGTACACCAAGATCTGGTGCGGAAGGGAACATTGGCAGGAGAACTCGCGCTGCACCTGCTCGCCGGGCATCGCCCACCCCGACCGACCACTTTGGACGTCGAGCTCGTTGTCCGCGACTCCACCGGCCCTGCGTCCTAG
- a CDS encoding peptidase inhibitor family I36 protein yields MKLRAYLPKILVIAALGLLGGSGIAQADPGRPEDSCEQGEFCTWTGESYADAIQRIDLRTANPEECLALPGGVEARSFVNQLDRDVTVYQDAECTTEGDFTTYPGHGTYVPHAPFVVRAVKIWDMA; encoded by the coding sequence ATGAAGCTGCGTGCATACCTGCCGAAGATTCTGGTGATCGCCGCGCTCGGCCTGCTCGGCGGGTCCGGGATCGCGCAGGCGGACCCCGGCCGGCCGGAGGACAGTTGCGAGCAGGGCGAGTTCTGCACGTGGACGGGCGAGTCCTACGCGGACGCGATACAGCGGATCGACCTCCGCACGGCGAACCCGGAGGAATGCCTCGCGCTCCCAGGCGGGGTCGAAGCGCGATCGTTCGTCAACCAGTTGGACCGTGATGTGACGGTCTATCAGGACGCCGAGTGCACCACAGAGGGCGATTTCACGACCTACCCAGGACACGGCACATACGTTCCACACGCGCCCTTCGTGGTGCGGGCCGTGAAGATTTGGGACATGGCCTAG